In Actinomyces sp. zg-332, the following proteins share a genomic window:
- a CDS encoding class I SAM-dependent methyltransferase produces the protein MNEHYFTANPSKDSNKKTISVKLNGQIYRLYTDSGVFSNTRLDLGTEVLLKKAPIPAETGTFLDAGCGWGPISLSLGLYSPEAEIYSVDVNERSVELTDLNAKTLGLENIHALEVQNALKYFSENNIKFDLIWSNPPIRVGKEAFHSFLKTYLDLLKDNGIAYLVVQKNLGADTCIKWLNEQGYVANKYASQKGFRIIEVTK, from the coding sequence GTGAATGAACATTACTTTACTGCTAATCCAAGCAAAGACTCAAACAAAAAGACAATTTCTGTCAAACTAAATGGGCAGATATATCGCCTATACACAGATTCTGGGGTTTTTTCTAACACTCGCTTAGATTTAGGTACAGAAGTTCTGCTGAAAAAAGCACCTATACCTGCTGAAACTGGGACTTTTCTAGATGCTGGTTGTGGCTGGGGACCTATATCACTATCACTAGGCTTATACAGCCCAGAAGCTGAAATCTACTCAGTGGACGTAAACGAACGTAGCGTAGAACTTACAGATTTGAATGCCAAAACATTAGGTTTGGAAAATATTCACGCTTTAGAAGTTCAAAACGCCTTGAAGTACTTCAGTGAAAACAATATTAAATTTGACTTAATATGGTCTAATCCTCCAATTAGAGTTGGTAAAGAAGCATTCCATTCTTTTTTGAAAACATACCTAGATTTACTTAAAGACAATGGCATTGCTTACCTTGTTGTACAAAAAAATTTAGGCGCTGACACTTGTATAAAGTGGTTAAATGAGCAAGGATATGTTGCCAACAAATACGCTTCACAAAAAGGTTTTCGTATAATAGAGGTAACTAAGTAA
- the miaA gene encoding tRNA (adenosine(37)-N6)-dimethylallyltransferase MiaA: protein MKTMTIAVVGATGSGKTALSIQMAKTIPNRLGDDVSFAEIISCDAMQLYKGMDIGTAKISPEEMENIPHHMLDCLEIEEEASVAEYKEQTRKIIQDIQYKKGLPIIVGGSGLYLRAVIDKLEFPPTDILVRTKYENLATEKGNEFLYAMLQEKDPLAASNIEEQNTRRIIRALEVIELSGKPFSSTLPTYEYEIPTLQIGVRMPNELLDERLYQRCEVMFESGLVQETEKLLAKGLRQAKTASKATGYAQTIAYLDGEITLKEAIEQTFIATRQLSRRQIKWFRRDKRIQWFDISQMSKEDIVEETIKLYEACKMSK, encoded by the coding sequence ATGAAAACTATGACGATAGCGGTAGTAGGTGCAACAGGATCAGGGAAAACAGCTTTAAGTATACAAATGGCAAAAACGATACCTAATAGATTAGGTGATGATGTTTCTTTTGCTGAAATAATAAGCTGTGACGCTATGCAACTTTATAAAGGTATGGATATAGGTACAGCTAAAATTAGCCCTGAAGAGATGGAAAATATTCCTCACCATATGCTTGATTGCTTAGAAATTGAAGAAGAAGCTAGTGTAGCTGAATATAAGGAACAGACGAGAAAAATCATACAGGATATCCAATACAAAAAGGGTTTACCAATAATTGTTGGGGGATCGGGACTATATCTTAGAGCTGTAATTGATAAACTAGAGTTTCCACCAACAGATATTCTTGTAAGAACTAAATACGAAAACCTAGCTACAGAAAAAGGAAACGAATTTTTATACGCAATGTTACAAGAAAAAGACCCTTTGGCTGCTAGTAACATTGAGGAACAAAACACTCGAAGAATAATAAGGGCTTTGGAAGTAATAGAGCTTTCAGGTAAGCCTTTCAGCTCAACTTTACCCACGTACGAGTACGAAATACCTACTTTGCAAATAGGTGTTCGTATGCCTAATGAGCTTTTGGACGAAAGACTATATCAGCGTTGCGAAGTAATGTTTGAGAGTGGTTTAGTTCAAGAAACTGAAAAATTGCTCGCTAAAGGATTGCGTCAGGCTAAGACTGCTTCTAAAGCGACAGGATACGCTCAAACAATAGCTTACTTAGATGGTGAAATTACTTTGAAGGAAGCCATTGAACAAACTTTTATTGCTACAAGACAGCTATCGCGGCGACAGATTAAATGGTTTAGAAGAGATAAAAGAATACAGTGGTTTGATATTTCGCAAATGTCTAAAGAAGATATAGTTGAAGAAACCATTAAACTTTATGAGGCTTGTAAAATGTCTAAATAG
- the miaB gene encoding tRNA (N6-isopentenyl adenosine(37)-C2)-methylthiotransferase MiaB, with protein sequence MSVKMQRTYNVVTLGCQMNVHDSERISGLLEEAGLVHVDKVPQALARATLAGDKGADVVVLNTCSVRENASNKLFGHLGQLASVKKSRPGMQIAVGGCLAQQMRQGIIERAPYVDAVFGTHNIDVLPALLERAKHNEQAAVEIEESLKVFPSTLPTKRESVYAAWVSISVGCNNTCTFCIVPHLRGKERDRRPGDIMAEVEAVLSQGAIEVTLLGQNVNSYGVSFGERGAFAKLLRSVGQIEGLERLRFTSPHPAAFSDDVIEAMAQTPTVMPSLHMPLQSGSNDILRAMRRSYRRDKFLNILSKVRNEIPNANITTDIIVGFPGETDSDFEQTMDLLEEARFASAYTFIYSPRPGTPAADMENQVDPDIVSERYTRLLKRQKEISYEENLKLVGQEVEVLIAEGQGRKDGHSHRLSGRAADNRLVHFALPSGMEDNALPRPGDMVKVKVTQAAPHYLIADSALSNDLFDVRKTRAGDAWESSKSAEEEAKSNKVSLGIPTIRIGKPM encoded by the coding sequence ATGAGTGTAAAGATGCAGAGAACGTATAATGTTGTTACTTTGGGTTGTCAGATGAATGTTCACGATTCTGAGCGTATATCTGGGTTACTAGAAGAAGCAGGATTAGTTCATGTTGATAAAGTTCCACAAGCTTTAGCTAGAGCAACACTAGCAGGTGATAAAGGTGCTGATGTAGTTGTACTGAATACTTGTTCAGTTCGAGAAAATGCTTCAAATAAACTATTTGGACATTTAGGTCAATTGGCATCGGTGAAAAAATCACGACCAGGTATGCAAATTGCTGTTGGGGGTTGCTTAGCACAGCAAATGCGTCAGGGCATTATTGAAAGAGCTCCATATGTGGATGCTGTGTTTGGTACGCACAATATAGATGTTTTGCCAGCGTTACTAGAAAGAGCAAAACATAACGAACAAGCAGCAGTTGAGATTGAAGAATCTTTGAAAGTTTTCCCATCAACTTTACCTACTAAGCGCGAATCGGTTTATGCTGCTTGGGTGTCAATTTCAGTGGGGTGCAACAACACTTGTACTTTCTGTATTGTTCCGCATTTGCGTGGTAAAGAAAGGGATCGTCGTCCTGGTGACATTATGGCTGAAGTTGAAGCAGTCTTATCTCAAGGAGCTATCGAAGTCACTTTATTGGGACAAAACGTTAACTCTTATGGTGTAAGTTTTGGAGAACGCGGTGCTTTCGCTAAGCTACTTAGAAGTGTTGGACAGATTGAAGGGCTAGAAAGACTACGTTTTACTTCCCCTCATCCAGCAGCATTTTCTGATGATGTAATAGAAGCAATGGCACAGACACCTACAGTAATGCCAAGTTTACATATGCCTTTACAATCAGGCTCAAACGATATCTTAAGAGCAATGAGACGCTCATATAGGAGAGATAAATTCTTAAATATCCTTTCAAAGGTAAGGAACGAAATTCCTAACGCTAATATAACTACAGATATCATTGTGGGATTCCCTGGCGAAACTGATTCAGACTTTGAACAAACTATGGATTTGCTTGAAGAAGCACGTTTTGCTTCTGCTTATACTTTCATATACTCACCTCGTCCAGGTACACCAGCTGCTGATATGGAAAATCAAGTTGATCCTGATATTGTTTCTGAACGGTATACGCGTTTACTCAAACGTCAAAAGGAAATCTCTTATGAAGAGAACTTGAAGTTAGTTGGACAAGAAGTAGAAGTACTTATCGCTGAAGGACAAGGACGAAAAGATGGACATTCACATCGTTTGTCTGGTAGAGCAGCAGATAACCGTCTAGTGCATTTTGCTTTGCCAAGTGGTATGGAAGATAACGCTTTACCTCGTCCAGGTGACATGGTTAAAGTAAAAGTTACTCAAGCAGCACCTCATTACCTAATTGCTGATTCAGCCCTTTCTAATGACCTATTTGATGTACGCAAGACTCGCGCAGGAGATGCTTGGGAAAGTTCAAAGAGTGCAGAGGAAGAAGCAAAATCTAATAAGGTTTCTCTTGGAATACCAACTATCAGAATTGGCAAACCTATGTAG
- a CDS encoding CinA family protein, producing the protein MADEKVKELVKILKERDIQISVSESLTGGLLAATIVNVSGASEVFKGAVVAYSAEIKTKVLGVSQKLIQEEGTVCSDVAKQMAIGVAKLLESDMSIATTGVAGPGPYEGKEAGTVYVGIKYRNKETSVLYKTSGNREEIRCNTVNFCVNKALELLSTLD; encoded by the coding sequence GTGGCAGATGAAAAAGTAAAAGAGTTAGTAAAAATCTTAAAAGAACGTGATATACAAATATCAGTATCTGAGTCACTAACCGGTGGGTTGCTGGCGGCAACGATAGTAAACGTATCTGGTGCATCAGAAGTTTTTAAAGGTGCAGTTGTCGCATATTCTGCTGAAATCAAAACAAAAGTATTAGGTGTTTCTCAAAAACTCATACAAGAAGAAGGCACAGTATGTTCTGACGTTGCTAAGCAAATGGCTATAGGTGTTGCTAAATTACTAGAATCAGATATGAGTATTGCAACTACTGGAGTTGCTGGTCCTGGTCCTTATGAAGGCAAAGAAGCAGGAACAGTATACGTGGGAATAAAATATAGGAATAAAGAAACATCTGTTTTGTATAAAACAAGTGGTAATAGAGAAGAAATTCGTTGTAATACCGTTAACTTTTGCGTTAATAAGGCATTAGAATTATTATCTACTTTGGATTGA
- a CDS encoding regulatory protein RecX: MLQENTEFSAKTNSIKYQPFRKTTRHNNPSYEDLCKKAMNVLNYCGRTRAQLFNTLVDYGGEIADVDNLLDELEKTGLINDRQYAEDFLTQAVRIKKIGPKKVKQTLYEKGISAEIISEILEEYSYEEQVSIATEFTVKKLSTLSKQPVLKQKQKITASLINRGFTYNVINDVLPRVLQESSDEYIY; encoded by the coding sequence ATGTTACAAGAAAATACGGAGTTTTCTGCAAAAACTAACTCAATTAAGTATCAACCTTTCAGAAAAACAACACGGCATAACAATCCTTCATATGAGGACTTATGTAAGAAAGCAATGAATGTCCTAAATTACTGTGGCAGAACAAGGGCGCAACTGTTTAATACTTTAGTCGACTATGGTGGGGAAATTGCTGATGTAGATAATCTATTAGATGAACTTGAAAAGACAGGTTTGATTAACGATAGACAATATGCTGAAGATTTTTTGACTCAAGCAGTTAGAATAAAGAAAATAGGTCCTAAAAAAGTCAAACAAACATTATATGAAAAAGGAATATCAGCAGAAATTATAAGCGAAATATTAGAAGAGTATAGTTATGAAGAGCAAGTTAGTATAGCTACAGAATTTACTGTTAAAAAACTATCAACACTTTCTAAACAACCTGTACTTAAACAGAAACAAAAAATCACAGCATCTTTAATAAACCGAGGATTCACGTATAATGTTATAAATGATGTATTACCTAGAGTTTTACAGGAAAGCTCTGACGAATATATTTACTAG
- the recA gene encoding recombinase RecA yields the protein MAKLSSDDRSAALQSALSEINKQYGKGSVMRLGERANVPVSVIPTGSFALDIALGIGGLPKGRVIEIYGQESSGKTTVALHAVAQVQKAGGTAAFIDAEHALDPEYAKKLGVDIDNLLVSQPDTGEQALEIADILIRSGGVDLIVVDSVAALVPKAEIEGYMGESHMGLQARLMSQAMRKLTGTMSATGTTTIFINQVRDKIGNVYGNPETTTGGKALKFYASIRIEIKRAEALKDGLDIVGNHTKAKVVKNKMAPPFKTAEFDIMYGEGISHEASLIDYGISTKVIVKSGSWFRYNSESLGQGKENVRKLLKDNPELAEEIEDQIKRALKVGEYANLEEDLTVDEAGAEEKVSLKDVDIDIVD from the coding sequence ATGGCTAAGCTTTCATCTGATGATCGTAGTGCGGCGCTACAGTCCGCTCTTAGTGAAATCAATAAACAATACGGTAAAGGTTCGGTAATGCGTCTAGGTGAAAGGGCGAACGTACCTGTATCTGTTATTCCAACTGGCTCTTTTGCTTTGGATATCGCTTTGGGAATTGGTGGACTTCCAAAAGGTAGAGTTATAGAAATTTATGGACAAGAGTCTTCTGGTAAAACTACTGTTGCTCTGCACGCTGTGGCTCAGGTCCAAAAAGCTGGTGGAACTGCTGCTTTTATTGACGCTGAACACGCTTTGGATCCTGAATATGCGAAGAAACTTGGTGTGGACATTGATAACCTACTTGTTTCTCAACCTGATACTGGTGAACAAGCATTAGAGATTGCTGATATTCTTATTCGTTCAGGTGGTGTTGATTTAATCGTTGTTGACTCTGTTGCCGCTCTTGTTCCTAAAGCTGAAATTGAAGGATACATGGGTGAATCACACATGGGTCTACAAGCTAGGTTGATGAGCCAAGCTATGCGTAAACTAACTGGTACTATGTCAGCAACTGGAACAACAACTATTTTTATTAACCAAGTACGTGACAAGATTGGTAACGTATATGGTAACCCTGAAACAACTACGGGTGGTAAAGCTTTGAAATTCTATGCCTCAATCCGCATAGAAATCAAGAGAGCAGAAGCTTTGAAAGATGGCTTGGATATTGTTGGTAACCATACGAAAGCTAAAGTTGTTAAGAACAAGATGGCTCCTCCTTTTAAAACAGCAGAGTTTGACATCATGTACGGTGAAGGTATTTCTCACGAAGCTAGCCTAATTGATTACGGTATTAGTACAAAAGTTATTGTTAAATCAGGATCATGGTTTAGATATAATTCTGAGAGCCTAGGTCAAGGTAAAGAAAATGTTCGTAAACTTTTGAAGGACAACCCTGAGCTAGCTGAGGAAATCGAAGATCAGATTAAGAGAGCCTTAAAGGTCGGAGAATACGCTAATTTAGAGGAAGATCTAACTGTAGATGAAGCAGGGGCTGAAGAAAAAGTTTCTTTGAAAGATGTAGATATTGATATTGTCGATTAA
- a CDS encoding DUF3046 domain-containing protein, with protein sequence MKSSEFFRSLDEVFGTVYGRSLYTDLVLDGFGVTCEQAMKNGEKPIEIWKDLVISSGIGEKFLWNHRLDKKDKKGK encoded by the coding sequence TTGAAATCTTCTGAATTTTTTCGTTCATTGGACGAAGTTTTTGGCACTGTATACGGACGGTCTTTATATACAGATTTAGTATTAGATGGCTTCGGTGTTACTTGTGAACAAGCCATGAAAAATGGTGAAAAACCAATTGAGATTTGGAAAGATTTAGTTATAAGCAGTGGCATAGGTGAGAAATTTCTTTGGAATCACCGTTTGGATAAAAAAGATAAAAAAGGAAAATAG
- a CDS encoding helix-turn-helix domain-containing protein, translating into MNKQIDTKINTGGFEFTTSLISSNSKAVPLFREELGRVLRDTRKDSGMTLREVSEKALVSLGYLSEVERGQKEASSELLASICAAMNVSLSVILREVANNLEAYAISHLDFSLPVQIVK; encoded by the coding sequence ATGAATAAACAAATTGATACAAAAATTAATACGGGTGGATTCGAATTTACGACTTCCTTAATCTCGTCTAATTCTAAAGCTGTGCCTTTATTTAGGGAAGAACTTGGAAGAGTTTTGCGAGATACTCGTAAAGATTCTGGAATGACTTTGCGTGAAGTATCTGAAAAAGCTTTGGTTTCTTTGGGGTATTTGAGTGAAGTTGAACGTGGACAAAAAGAGGCTTCTTCTGAACTACTTGCTTCCATTTGTGCTGCTATGAATGTTTCTTTGTCTGTGATTTTGCGTGAAGTTGCAAATAATTTAGAAGCTTACGCTATTTCTCATTTAGATTTTTCTCTTCCTGTACAGATTGTGAAGTAG
- the pgsA gene encoding CDP-diacylglycerol--glycerol-3-phosphate 3-phosphatidyltransferase — protein sequence MSVFTESKVWNFANVLTTFRLIVAPIFIGLFVYINKYDNHYPPLVWTMTILYMLAVASDKYDGDWARKYNLVTTYGKIIDPIADKFLVLGGFIALSYCGFLPWFFTIIVGLRDFLITALRFALLKNIVIAASDLGKWKTVSQMFLIFLFVFPFGYFIPLAESGYFDLFRVVMMWIALVLTILSFIDYLFVAWKAIKESKVEK from the coding sequence ATGAGTGTTTTCACTGAGAGTAAGGTATGGAATTTTGCGAATGTTTTAACGACATTTCGTTTAATTGTTGCTCCTATTTTTATCGGTCTATTTGTTTATATAAATAAATATGATAACCACTATCCACCTCTTGTGTGGACCATGACAATTTTGTATATGCTTGCTGTGGCTAGTGATAAATATGATGGTGATTGGGCTCGCAAATATAACCTAGTAACCACTTACGGAAAAATAATTGATCCTATTGCTGATAAGTTTTTGGTATTAGGTGGCTTTATTGCATTGTCTTACTGTGGTTTCTTACCTTGGTTTTTCACAATTATTGTCGGTTTGAGGGATTTCTTAATAACTGCTTTGAGGTTTGCGCTTTTGAAGAATATTGTCATTGCTGCCTCTGATTTGGGTAAGTGGAAGACTGTTTCTCAAATGTTTTTGATTTTCTTATTTGTGTTTCCTTTTGGGTACTTTATTCCTCTTGCTGAATCAGGATATTTTGATCTTTTCCGTGTAGTAATGATGTGGATAGCTTTAGTTCTTACAATTTTGAGCTTTATTGACTATCTTTTTGTTGCTTGGAAAGCTATAAAGGAATCTAAAGTAGAAAAATAA
- a CDS encoding FtsK/SpoIIIE family DNA translocase: MGKKNRKKAEKSSVFARFNAGIKNVFTKSENTNSASSPIRRDGFAFILLGVAVIVALREWVNISGVAGQIIHHIFAGLFGIYAMVLPIILIVLAIAMMRTSSFSEGQRRKLIGLSGIFLSLLSITHVICGSPSMNKIALIESAGGIFGWLIGHPLQYLFSSYVAIPILILITLFLSLYVVNMSVVEVFNYVRKKDSSQGESSNVDNYVPKQLELYDGDEPFRTAINTEPKTSLFSRIKNFGKGKQSDSEVNEAPYMSDTATDNDQTQFIPNVDLSQNKPVSNYSDNTTVSPKPQPNAFTQPSIDKTQVPEFLNVMDEPKDNFADVPSESADNTTLLEQEKPENESDVAQQFSSPVQLLQAPEITYNLPNQDLLVRGRESVKHSADNDKIIDALTRLFEQFKVDATVTGFSRGPTVTLYEIQLGAGAKVDSVTKLSKDIAYTVATDEVRILSPIPGKSAIGIEIPNNDREIVVLGDVLRSSVAMNDTHPMVVGMGKDVEGAFVTTNLVKTPHLLVAGATGAGKSSFVNSMITSIMMRATPDQVRMILVDPKRVELTIYEGIPHLITPIITDAKKAAEALEWVVKEMDYRYDDMSTYGYKHIDDFNKAIREGKVEPLPNSKRKLVPFPYLLTIVDELADLMMVAPRDVESSIQRITQLGRAAGVHIVVATQRPSVDVVTGLIKSNIPSRLAFATSAAVDSKVILDQSGAEKLIGQGDALYLGSGSSKPIRVQGAWVSESEIHSVVNHVKAQLRPQYREDVVSAKEKVVVAEDIGNDLEDLLRAAEVVVGAQVGSVSMLQRKLRVGFARAGRLMDLLESREVVGPSKGSKPRDVLVEVEELPRILAMLKGEIPVSKTTETDYTDIGMNVESSKSSSYQEVVDYYDDENDMGEDAWQLTGR; this comes from the coding sequence ATGGGGAAGAAAAATAGAAAAAAAGCTGAAAAAAGTAGTGTTTTTGCCAGATTCAACGCTGGGATAAAGAACGTTTTTACTAAGAGTGAAAACACTAATTCTGCTAGTTCGCCTATTAGACGTGACGGTTTTGCTTTTATCCTTTTAGGGGTAGCCGTCATTGTTGCTTTGCGTGAATGGGTAAATATAAGTGGTGTTGCTGGACAAATAATTCACCACATATTTGCTGGGCTATTTGGCATTTATGCTATGGTTCTTCCTATCATATTAATAGTTTTAGCTATTGCGATGATGAGAACTTCTAGTTTTTCTGAGGGACAAAGACGTAAGCTTATCGGATTGTCTGGAATATTTTTATCTTTACTTTCTATTACGCATGTTATCTGTGGATCTCCATCAATGAATAAAATAGCTTTAATTGAATCTGCTGGTGGCATATTCGGTTGGCTAATTGGACATCCGCTTCAATACTTATTCTCTTCCTATGTTGCTATTCCTATATTAATCTTAATTACTCTTTTCTTATCTTTGTATGTTGTAAATATGAGTGTAGTAGAAGTATTCAACTATGTAAGGAAGAAGGATAGTTCGCAGGGTGAAAGCTCCAATGTTGATAATTATGTTCCTAAGCAACTTGAGTTATACGATGGAGATGAACCATTCAGAACTGCGATAAATACTGAGCCAAAAACTAGTTTATTTTCTCGCATTAAGAATTTTGGTAAAGGTAAACAGTCTGATTCTGAAGTAAATGAAGCTCCTTATATGAGCGATACAGCTACTGATAATGACCAAACACAGTTTATTCCTAACGTCGATTTATCTCAGAATAAGCCAGTAAGTAACTATTCTGATAACACAACCGTTTCCCCTAAGCCTCAGCCTAATGCTTTTACTCAACCTAGCATAGATAAAACGCAAGTACCAGAGTTCTTGAATGTAATGGATGAACCTAAAGATAACTTTGCTGATGTACCTTCAGAATCTGCTGATAATACAACGCTTCTTGAACAAGAAAAACCTGAAAACGAAAGTGATGTTGCTCAGCAGTTTTCCTCTCCAGTTCAGCTATTGCAAGCTCCTGAGATAACTTACAATTTACCTAACCAAGATTTGCTTGTAAGGGGTAGGGAATCTGTAAAGCATTCAGCTGACAATGACAAAATTATTGACGCTTTAACTCGCCTATTTGAACAGTTTAAAGTTGATGCAACCGTCACTGGTTTTTCTAGAGGACCAACAGTTACTTTATATGAGATACAGCTAGGAGCTGGTGCAAAAGTTGACAGTGTGACAAAGCTTTCTAAGGATATTGCTTATACTGTTGCAACTGATGAAGTTCGCATATTGTCACCTATCCCTGGAAAATCAGCAATTGGTATCGAAATCCCTAATAACGATAGAGAAATAGTTGTTTTAGGTGATGTTTTACGTTCAAGTGTAGCTATGAATGATACTCACCCTATGGTTGTTGGCATGGGAAAGGACGTTGAGGGAGCTTTTGTTACAACTAATTTGGTCAAAACTCCTCATTTACTAGTTGCTGGTGCTACAGGTGCAGGTAAGTCTTCATTTGTGAACTCCATGATTACTTCAATTATGATGCGTGCAACCCCTGATCAGGTGCGTATGATTTTAGTTGATCCTAAGAGAGTTGAGCTTACTATTTATGAGGGAATTCCTCATTTGATTACCCCTATTATTACTGATGCTAAAAAAGCTGCAGAGGCTTTGGAATGGGTAGTTAAAGAAATGGACTATCGTTATGATGATATGTCTACTTATGGCTACAAACATATAGATGACTTCAACAAAGCTATTAGAGAGGGAAAAGTTGAGCCTTTGCCTAATAGTAAACGTAAACTAGTTCCGTTCCCATATTTATTAACTATTGTGGACGAGTTAGCCGATTTGATGATGGTTGCACCAAGAGACGTTGAAAGCTCGATTCAGCGTATAACTCAGCTTGGGCGCGCAGCTGGTGTTCATATTGTTGTAGCTACTCAGCGTCCTAGCGTTGATGTTGTTACTGGTTTGATTAAATCAAATATTCCTTCACGTCTAGCTTTTGCCACTTCAGCAGCAGTTGACTCTAAGGTTATTTTGGACCAGTCAGGGGCTGAAAAGCTTATTGGTCAGGGTGACGCTTTATATTTGGGTTCTGGTTCCAGCAAGCCTATCCGTGTGCAAGGTGCGTGGGTGAGTGAAAGCGAAATTCATTCAGTAGTAAACCATGTGAAAGCTCAGCTTAGACCTCAATATAGAGAAGATGTTGTTTCTGCTAAGGAAAAAGTTGTTGTTGCGGAAGATATTGGTAATGATTTAGAAGATTTACTGCGTGCTGCTGAAGTAGTTGTTGGGGCACAAGTCGGGTCAGTTTCTATGCTACAGCGAAAACTTCGAGTTGGTTTTGCTAGGGCAGGTCGTTTAATGGATTTATTAGAGTCTCGTGAAGTGGTTGGTCCATCTAAAGGATCTAAACCTAGAGATGTTCTAGTTGAAGTTGAAGAGTTGCCTAGAATATTAGCAATGTTAAAAGGTGAAATCCCTGTATCAAAAACTACAGAAACAGACTATACTGATATAGGTATGAATGTTGAGTCATCTAAATCATCTAGTTATCAAGAAGTAGTTGACTACTACGACGATGAGAATGATATGGGCGAGGATGCTTGGCAACTTACTGGGCGTTAA
- a CDS encoding PfkB family carbohydrate kinase yields MYRKPNEPCFISTQRILMDLPLTINEIPKTGTGTFAKASSIVLGAGFIVLSAVARQGVKTCCASPLGTGPNSKQIKEVFRLENIECIVEEVIGDNGMNLNLRDSKGNYTYIVSSGVEAEPQLSELEDITLQANDYVFVSGMDLSNETSARVLLKWCKTIPRHVNIVFSPGPFVEKISFENIEEMLEMTDILTINKREINTIFLKDFVEKSTNKDIGDYLSGKDSINIDDDKMWSMLSEKVKDSALIVIRDGVLDCRVKEKNTDSKVVSVPCFKKPVVDTTGVADTHTGVLVASLMSNHSVYDSVRRANLAAAMCASKVGNAHCPSSMEIDILLENEL; encoded by the coding sequence ATGTATAGAAAACCAAATGAACCTTGCTTTATCTCAACACAAAGAATACTAATGGATTTACCATTGACTATAAATGAGATACCTAAAACTGGAACAGGAACTTTTGCAAAAGCGTCTTCTATTGTTTTGGGTGCAGGATTTATAGTTCTAAGTGCGGTTGCACGACAAGGAGTAAAAACTTGTTGTGCTAGTCCTTTGGGAACAGGACCTAACTCTAAGCAAATAAAGGAAGTCTTTAGACTAGAAAATATTGAATGCATTGTTGAAGAAGTAATCGGAGACAATGGAATGAACTTAAACTTGCGAGATTCTAAAGGAAATTATACTTATATAGTTTCTTCAGGTGTTGAAGCAGAACCTCAACTATCTGAACTTGAAGATATAACATTACAAGCTAATGATTATGTTTTTGTTTCAGGCATGGATTTGTCCAACGAAACCAGTGCAAGAGTTCTTTTGAAATGGTGTAAGACTATTCCAAGACACGTAAATATAGTATTTTCTCCTGGGCCATTTGTTGAAAAAATCTCGTTTGAAAATATTGAAGAAATGCTTGAAATGACAGATATTCTTACTATAAATAAACGTGAGATAAATACTATTTTCCTCAAAGACTTCGTAGAGAAAAGCACAAATAAAGATATAGGCGATTACTTGAGTGGGAAAGATTCTATCAATATAGACGACGATAAAATGTGGTCTATGCTAAGTGAAAAAGTAAAAGATAGTGCTTTGATTGTTATCCGTGATGGTGTTTTAGACTGTAGAGTAAAAGAAAAAAACACTGATTCTAAAGTAGTTTCGGTGCCTTGTTTTAAGAAACCAGTAGTAGATACCACAGGTGTTGCTGATACTCATACTGGTGTGCTCGTAGCAAGCTTAATGAGTAATCACAGCGTTTATGATAGTGTTAGAAGAGCTAATTTAGCAGCTGCTATGTGTGCGAGTAAAGTTGGTAATGCTCACTGTCCAAGCAGTATGGAAATCGATATTCTTTTGGAAAATGAGTTATAA